A section of the Lampris incognitus isolate fLamInc1 chromosome 8, fLamInc1.hap2, whole genome shotgun sequence genome encodes:
- the ugt5d1 gene encoding UDP glucuronosyltransferase 5 family, polypeptide D1 → MMNERGDSNAVTLVRADERDEEETVKRGGKTSCDRLLFCSLHVMGSSNLVEEVTGCCEGHLAFRAAVEFDLKYVRRSSDRLLSPLTSSRAVVMLSQCACGVATFLGACLVSLLLTPPCDGGKVLVFPVDGSHWINMKILIEELHARGHSVTVIRASTSWYIKEESPLYTSITISQVPDFENFFGAFIQKYIQAQREQSAFTAAKLNYEFLSMIFNAHSLACEMGIKILDDENVVKTLVDAKYDMVLADPAVALGVILAKYLKLPMVLNVRWLPSGEGHFAIAPSPLSYVPVLGSGLSDRMSFIQRIKNVFFYGIIGFQQTFLVGPSYNPICNKYFEGRCDIISFLQEADIWLFRSDFVFDFPRPTMPNVVYIGGFQCKPAQSLPADLEEFVQSAGEHGVIIMTLGTLVGALPGPIAEEIASVFAKMPQKVIWRHVGERPATLGNNTLLMNWIPQKDLLGHPQIKVFVAHGGTNGIQEAIYHGVPVLGLPLFFDQFDNLIRLQERGAAKIIELADLNTHTFEQGLKEVLHQDHYRQNMQRLSSLHKDQPIKPMDHAIFWLEYVMRHKGAPHLRTEAYKMPWYSYYCLDVLVVLLTAVIVLVFLTVKGFVFLCCRGRTKTKAKQH, encoded by the exons ACTTCCTGCGACCGCCTCTTGTTCTGTTCTCTGCACGTGATGGGCTCTAGTAACCTGGTGGAAGAGGTCACGGGCTGCTGTGAG GGCCACTTGGCTTTTCGGGCGGCGGTGGAGTTTGACCTCAAATATGTGAGAAGATCTTCAGACAGGCTTCTATCACCGTTGACATCATCCAGGGCAG TCGTCATGCTGTCACAATGTGCATGCGGAGTAGCAACGTTCCTCGGCGCATGCTTGGTATCTTTGCTTCTCACACCACCCTGTGACGGAGGGAAGGTTCTGGTTTTCCCTGTAGATGGCAGCCACTGGATCAACATGAAGATCCTGATTGAAGAACTCCACGCTAGGGGACACAGTGTCACGGTCATAAGGGCCTCCACCAGCTGGTACATCAAGGAGGAGTCTCCTTTGTACACCTCCATTACCATCTCTCAGGTCCCCGATTTTGAAAACTTTTTTGGTGCATTCATACAGAAGTACATCCAG GCACAGAGAGAACAGTCAGCATTTACTGCCGCCAAACTCAACTACGAATTCCTCAGTATGATTTTTAATGCCCATTCACTAGCCTGTGAGATGGGTATTAAAATCCTGGATGATGAAAATGTGGTCAAGACCTTAGTAGATGCCAAGTATGACATGGTCCTTGCCGACCCTGCCGTAGCTTTGGGCGTCATTCTGgccaagtatctcaaactacctATGGTGCTCAACGTTCGCTGGCTCCCCAGTGGAGAGGGCCACTTTGCCATAGCCCCCTCTCCACTTTCTTACGTTCCCGTGCTGGGATCTGGCTTATCGGACAGGATGAGCTTCATCCAAAGGATCAAAAACGTGTTCTTCTACGGCATAATAGGATTCCAGCAGACATTCTTAGTTGGACCCAGCTACAATCCCATCTGCAACAAGTACTTTGAGGGCAGATGTGACATCATATCATTCCTCCAGGAAGCAGACATCTGGCTGTTTAGGTCTGATTTTGTGTTTGATTTTCCCCGGCCCACAATGCCAAATGTGGTCTACATTGGGGGATTCCAGTGTAAGCCTGCTCAGTCACTGCCGGCAGATCTGGAGGAATTTGTTCAGAGTGCCGGGGAGCATGGCGTGATCATTATGACTCTGGGTACTTTGGTCGGTGCATTACCTGGTCCCATTGCAGAGGAGATTGCCAGTGTTTTTGCCAAGATGCCACAAAAG GTTATTTGGAGGCACGTTGGTGAGCGTCCCGCTACTTTGGGCAACAACACCCTGTTGATGAACTGGATACCCCAGAAGGATCTTTTGGGCCACCCCCAGATCAAAGTGTTTGTCGCTCATGGAGGAACCAACGGCATCCAGGAGGCCATATATCACGGGGTGCCGGTGCTCGGTTTACCGCTGTTCTTTGATCAGTTTGACAATCTGATACGCCTGCAGGAGAGAGGAGCTGCAAAGATCATAGAGCTAGCTGATCTTAACACGCACACTTTTGAGCAGGGTCTAAAAGAAGTCCTTCACCAAGATCACTATAGACAGAACATGCAAAGACTGTCCAGTTTGCACAAGGACCAGCCAATAAAGCCCATGGACCATGCCATCTTCTGGCTGGAGTATGTCATGCGCCACAAAGGGGCTCCTCACCTGCGCACAGAGGCCTATAAGATGCCCTGGTACTCATACTACTGTTTAGATGTACTGGTGGTGCTCCTGACAGCTGTAATAGTCCTCGTTTTCTTAACTGTGAAGGGTTTTGTTTTCCTGTGCTGCAGAGGAAGGACAAAGACCAAGGCCAAGCAACACTGA